The following proteins are co-located in the Methanolacinia paynteri genome:
- a CDS encoding GNAT family N-acetyltransferase, whose product MKTEWSGEKISVSYIRHDDIDNICRMLAKETVCRWLFFGPNTPEATTAYFTPLIESVSAALLNEKIPEAPVFTIRSKETGEFAGQCAILPVEYSPGAFLIGYQIDDKYHGKGFGTEACEFLVYYVFTFTDAYRLNGDTAEGNFASQKIMEKSGFEFEGRRKKYWHARGDYHDQLLYGLLKESVDSSFFSDLKNKWD is encoded by the coding sequence ATGAAAACAGAATGGTCCGGGGAGAAGATCTCCGTCTCATACATAAGACACGACGACATTGACAACATCTGCAGGATGCTTGCAAAGGAAACAGTCTGCAGATGGCTCTTCTTCGGACCGAACACTCCTGAAGCAACAACAGCATATTTCACTCCGTTGATCGAATCGGTTTCAGCCGCCCTGCTGAATGAAAAGATTCCTGAAGCACCTGTTTTCACAATCCGTTCAAAAGAAACCGGGGAATTCGCCGGCCAGTGTGCTATCCTTCCCGTTGAATATTCTCCCGGTGCATTCCTGATCGGCTACCAGATTGACGATAAATATCATGGGAAGGGTTTTGGAACAGAGGCATGTGAATTCCTTGTATACTATGTATTCACATTCACTGACGCCTATCGTCTCAACGGAGATACCGCCGAAGGAAATTTTGCATCACAAAAGATCATGGAAAAAAGCGGTTTTGAATTTGAAGGACGGAGGAAGAAGTACTGGCACGCACGCGGGGATTATCATGACCAGCTGCTTTACGGTCTTTTGAAGGAATCGGTTGACAGTTCTTTTTTCAGCGATTTGAAAAATAAATGGGATTGA
- the hmgA gene encoding hydroxymethylglutaryl-CoA reductase (NADPH) gives MNDYLSGLKEGKLKLHSLEKEMPPKDAVAVRRAFIEMESGKKLDKIGDFTINIDRAAEKNCENMIGAVQVPVGVAGKLKVNGEYADDEFYIPLATTEGALIASINRGCKVVTLAGGADVRIQRDGMTRAPVFAAKNVIHATEAARWIEENIPLLKEIAETTTSHGKLLDIRCFVTGTNLHARIEFFTGDAMGMNMVTIASEKVAAKIQEETGVVLVALSGNMCTDKKPSAINVILGRGKTVVAGVFLPDDLIKSTLKTDSRTMTEVNMRKNLIGSARAVSLGFNSHAANIIAAIFLACGQDPAHVVEGSNTITTVEQAEGGVYVSVTIPSLQVGTVGGGTGLDTQREALSLLGCAGGGETSGANSRKFAEIIAAAVLAGELNLIGALGAGHLARAHKQLGR, from the coding sequence ATGAATGATTATCTCTCTGGACTGAAGGAAGGAAAGCTGAAGCTCCATTCGCTCGAGAAAGAGATGCCCCCGAAAGACGCAGTAGCGGTAAGAAGGGCCTTTATAGAGATGGAGAGCGGAAAGAAACTCGATAAGATCGGCGATTTCACGATAAATATTGACAGGGCCGCCGAGAAAAACTGCGAAAATATGATAGGTGCGGTGCAGGTTCCAGTCGGTGTTGCAGGAAAACTGAAGGTCAACGGAGAATATGCAGATGATGAATTTTATATCCCGCTTGCAACAACGGAAGGAGCACTTATCGCATCGATAAACAGGGGATGCAAGGTAGTAACACTCGCAGGCGGAGCGGATGTCAGAATACAGCGTGACGGTATGACGAGAGCACCGGTTTTTGCTGCGAAGAACGTCATTCACGCTACAGAAGCGGCAAGGTGGATCGAGGAGAATATCCCTCTCCTGAAAGAGATTGCAGAGACTACCACGTCGCATGGAAAACTCCTTGATATCCGCTGTTTTGTGACAGGGACAAACTTACATGCCAGGATCGAGTTCTTTACCGGCGATGCAATGGGCATGAACATGGTCACAATCGCAAGCGAGAAAGTAGCGGCGAAGATACAGGAGGAGACAGGGGTTGTGCTCGTTGCTCTTTCAGGAAATATGTGTACTGACAAGAAGCCTTCAGCAATAAATGTCATACTAGGAAGGGGAAAGACTGTTGTTGCAGGAGTCTTCCTCCCTGATGACCTGATAAAATCAACCTTAAAGACTGATTCCAGGACGATGACCGAGGTCAATATGAGAAAGAACCTCATCGGGTCTGCAAGGGCTGTCTCGCTCGGCTTCAACTCTCATGCGGCAAATATTATCGCAGCAATCTTTCTTGCATGCGGGCAGGACCCCGCCCATGTCGTCGAGGGTTCGAATACAATAACAACCGTAGAACAGGCTGAAGGAGGGGTGTATGTTTCGGTGACGATTCCCTCGCTTCAGGTAGGAACTGTCGGCGGGGGAACAGGATTAGATACCCAGAGGGAAGCCCTGAGTCTTCTAGGGTGTGCAGGCGGAGGGGAAACATCAGGTGCAAATTCAAGGAAGTTTGCGGAGATAATCGCTGCCGCTGTTCTTGCAGGAGAACTTAATCTCATAGGTGCTCTTGGTGCAGGGCATCTTGCAAGAGCTCACAAGCAGCTTGGAAGGTAA
- a CDS encoding class I SAM-dependent methyltransferase produces the protein MAKESRCIKILKNEGEMTRRKLIEEGLLDNSLKPFSDECHLYIPVTGDIPGAATEIFEERDISAPLPRHELIGGIAIIQDCDRDGARRLLDSRPVIHTVLYSEGPVTGEYRTKDYIVLAGKNTTKTDYTEYGQRFLIDLSAAYFSARLANERQRIAAMMKDGERLLDMFAGVGPFAITLSGKCSVVYANDINPAAVSLLYDNIRLNKKKNILPVLADARCLGGIFPPGSFDRIIMNLPMKSSEFIDIAFRLCRPGGMIHFYTLQSEPGEMEEELGKYECGKISERVVRSYSPSQHHAVYDIRVI, from the coding sequence ATGGCAAAGGAAAGCCGCTGTATAAAAATTTTAAAAAATGAAGGTGAGATGACAAGAAGGAAGCTCATCGAAGAGGGGCTCCTCGACAACTCCTTAAAACCGTTTTCGGACGAGTGTCACCTCTACATTCCTGTCACGGGCGATATTCCGGGAGCAGCGACTGAAATATTTGAAGAACGGGATATTTCCGCTCCTCTCCCGCGGCATGAACTTATCGGCGGAATAGCGATTATACAGGACTGCGACAGGGATGGGGCCCGAAGACTTCTCGATTCGCGCCCTGTGATACATACGGTGCTGTATTCGGAAGGGCCTGTTACAGGGGAGTACCGGACGAAGGATTATATCGTTCTTGCCGGAAAAAATACAACGAAAACCGATTACACAGAATACGGGCAGAGGTTTTTAATAGATCTCTCAGCCGCATATTTTTCCGCCCGCCTCGCAAATGAAAGGCAGAGGATTGCTGCGATGATGAAAGACGGCGAGAGGCTTTTGGACATGTTTGCAGGTGTCGGGCCGTTTGCGATAACACTTTCAGGCAAATGTTCGGTGGTATATGCAAACGACATCAACCCTGCCGCGGTGAGTCTTCTTTACGATAACATCCGGCTCAATAAAAAGAAGAACATCCTTCCTGTGCTTGCCGATGCACGGTGTTTGGGGGGTATTTTCCCCCCGGGAAGTTTTGACCGGATAATTATGAATCTTCCAATGAAATCTTCTGAATTTATTGATATTGCCTTCAGGCTCTGCAGACCCGGCGGGATGATCCATTTCTATACTCTTCAGTCGGAGCCCGGGGAGATGGAGGAGGAGCTGGGAAAATATGAATGCGGCAAGATTTCGGAGAGGGTTGTTCGCTCCTACTCACCGTCCCAGCATCATGCAGTATATGATATCAGGGTAATTTAA
- a CDS encoding mechanosensitive ion channel family protein, whose protein sequence is MADLDLSATGLDASTLESNFETLSSVTIEEIIFALIVLAVGYIIAKIIVNRIEHYFTKSTKMPKLMAINIVKAIKVFLYILVILCALQALGIEVSVFIVSIFAFISIIMSFGMKDTINNLASGVWIAASRAYDIDDEVEISGKHGTVMDMNVMATEIKQLDNTRIIIPNGTVWNSPIINVTRMPKRLIAVEYGVAYNTVIQDAIDVALKVADDHPKLHKEPKPIVRFREMADSAVVLQLRVWVDTDDYYQAKSDVLTGIYNGLNKAGIGIPFPQVDVHMKKD, encoded by the coding sequence ATGGCAGATCTTGATCTTTCAGCTACAGGTTTGGATGCCTCAACGCTTGAGAGCAATTTTGAAACATTGTCTTCAGTAACTATAGAGGAGATCATCTTTGCTTTAATTGTTCTGGCCGTTGGATATATTATTGCGAAGATAATCGTAAACAGGATCGAACATTATTTTACTAAAAGTACAAAGATGCCCAAGCTGATGGCCATCAATATCGTGAAGGCCATAAAGGTATTTTTATACATTCTCGTAATCCTTTGTGCGCTCCAGGCATTAGGAATCGAAGTAAGCGTATTTATTGTCAGTATCTTTGCTTTCATCTCGATTATCATGAGTTTTGGTATGAAGGATACCATAAACAACCTTGCATCGGGCGTATGGATAGCCGCCTCGCGTGCATATGATATCGATGATGAAGTCGAGATCTCGGGAAAGCATGGCACCGTGATGGATATGAATGTCATGGCTACAGAGATCAAACAGCTCGACAATACAAGAATTATTATTCCCAACGGAACCGTGTGGAACAGCCCAATTATCAATGTCACACGCATGCCGAAAAGGCTGATTGCGGTTGAGTACGGTGTTGCGTATAATACCGTAATACAGGACGCTATCGACGTCGCCCTCAAGGTTGCGGACGACCACCCAAAGCTCCACAAAGAACCGAAACCCATCGTCCGCTTCAGGGAGATGGCCGATTCTGCCGTTGTCCTTCAGCTCAGGGTGTGGGTTGATACCGATGACTACTACCAGGCCAAGTCAGATGTTTTGACAGGAATATACAACGGCCTCAACAAGGCAGGCATCGGAATTCCGTTCCCGCAGGTGGATGTCCATATGAAAAAAGATTAA
- a CDS encoding winged helix-turn-helix transcriptional regulator, which produces MQNIYWVRIFLVIILASGVISGISLKTYYLEILHDLPEFGNSATYDQNGSYENGLFKMKIIFQIQESNQIRFNTFCLNSILNFFPDFAFKSKFFIPFIKFPFLIFIAVDRKKILENKRRFEIYTLIKENPGMYFSEISRETNFKKGTVEYHLKMMESGGIIKPFPESGKLYYFIKNSPYSKEEKQLILILRDETLKKVIMEIYENPKNNNKKIAETIGYSESTASKHLKFLKNHGIIESRTQGWYTMYDISDEFHDLLEKYIYPGRWEK; this is translated from the coding sequence ATGCAGAATATATATTGGGTAAGAATATTTCTTGTAATCATTCTCGCTTCAGGAGTTATTTCCGGTATTTCTTTAAAAACTTATTATTTGGAAATTTTACATGATTTGCCCGAATTTGGGAATTCTGCAACATATGATCAAAACGGCTCTTATGAAAACGGATTATTTAAAATGAAGATTATATTCCAGATTCAAGAAAGCAACCAGATTCGATTTAATACTTTTTGTTTAAACTCCATTTTGAATTTTTTCCCGGATTTTGCATTTAAATCAAAGTTTTTTATTCCGTTTATCAAATTTCCATTCCTGATATTTATTGCAGTAGATCGGAAAAAAATTCTTGAAAATAAAAGACGATTTGAGATTTATACTCTCATAAAAGAAAATCCCGGTATGTATTTTAGTGAAATTTCAAGAGAAACAAATTTTAAAAAAGGAACAGTTGAGTATCATCTTAAAATGATGGAATCCGGAGGAATTATTAAGCCTTTTCCTGAAAGTGGGAAACTATATTATTTTATAAAAAACTCCCCGTATTCAAAGGAAGAAAAACAGTTAATTTTAATTTTACGTGATGAAACTCTCAAAAAAGTCATTATGGAGATTTACGAAAATCCAAAAAACAACAACAAAAAAATTGCTGAAACAATTGGTTATTCTGAATCTACGGCAAGCAAACATCTTAAATTTCTTAAAAATCATGGCATTATTGAATCAAGAACCCAAGGATGGTATACAATGTATGATATTAGTGACGAATTTCATGATTTGCTTGAGAAATATATTTATCCCGGACGCTGGGAAAAATAA
- a CDS encoding PepSY domain-containing protein: MKKMKLVLCLLLVLILAVTTSGCTLESEGPLVTETPASQNIHQQTTVGTFSPENSSIKVSWPQEENPVPPYREEEMAKIVEEAKQEIIRLFPNVEKNTLDNFSWGSQFYGGYRAPAIVFSDVLESSDSDQRILNIKYDPERSTICTYVPNVTNFYLDDEIVISAEEAKERALEFYKNAMGDDYEIHKDNLIVLRDDGEVLNSVFLNMEVYTTYKGVVYNYDHARIVYDMRFDRVRDYLNYQRDPEILSRITTLSPTPDISLDEAKEILEERLKENRSGSKVNIEYCQRYGYYEFPYLQWHDQPYFMDIEGGSVTSPLNLIWELPFTTEDGKMYYGIIDAHTGDIIDVREQS, from the coding sequence ATGAAAAAAATGAAATTGGTCCTTTGCCTTTTACTAGTACTGATTCTTGCGGTCACGACTTCAGGATGTACTCTCGAATCAGAAGGACCGCTGGTCACGGAAACACCGGCGTCTCAAAATATACACCAACAAACCACTGTCGGAACTTTTTCACCTGAGAACTCTTCGATTAAGGTGTCATGGCCTCAAGAAGAAAATCCCGTTCCTCCTTACAGAGAGGAAGAGATGGCAAAAATTGTAGAGGAGGCAAAACAGGAAATAATCAGGCTTTTTCCTAATGTTGAAAAGAATACACTCGACAACTTTTCATGGGGCTCTCAATTTTATGGTGGCTATAGAGCGCCTGCAATAGTTTTTTCAGACGTTTTAGAATCTTCTGATAGCGATCAAAGAATTTTAAATATAAAGTATGACCCGGAAAGGAGCACAATATGTACCTATGTACCTAATGTCACCAACTTTTACCTGGATGATGAAATTGTTATATCTGCTGAAGAGGCGAAAGAACGTGCACTTGAGTTCTACAAAAATGCAATGGGCGATGACTATGAGATTCATAAGGACAACCTCATAGTCCTAAGAGACGACGGGGAGGTCTTGAATTCGGTTTTTCTTAACATGGAGGTTTATACTACCTATAAAGGAGTAGTTTATAATTATGATCATGCCCGGATAGTGTATGATATGCGGTTTGATAGAGTAAGGGATTACCTCAATTATCAAAGAGATCCCGAAATCCTGTCCCGGATCACCACATTGTCACCGACTCCGGATATCTCTCTTGATGAAGCAAAAGAGATACTTGAAGAGCGTTTAAAGGAGAACAGGAGTGGCAGCAAGGTTAACATTGAATACTGCCAACGTTATGGTTACTATGAGTTTCCATACCTTCAGTGGCATGATCAACCCTACTTTATGGATATAGAAGGCGGTTCTGTTACAAGTCCGTTAAATCTAATTTGGGAACTTCCTTTCACCACAGAGGATGGAAAAATGTATTATGGAATTATCGATGCACATACCGGGGACATTATAGATGTCCGGGAGCAGTCCTAA
- a CDS encoding TspO/MBR family protein encodes MEDHSAVPNPNDEKIKKGLLFTGSVLVCLATGGLGSIFTKTGQGTWYAEELIKPDLTPPGFVFGIVWTILYILMGISLYLLLARDLKLKEVRIAVSIFLIQLVLNFGWSYLFFGFENPFAGFICIILLWIFILLTIVSSYRVDKNASYLLVPYIIWVTFAAFLNLQILVLN; translated from the coding sequence ATGGAAGATCATTCAGCAGTACCAAATCCGAACGATGAAAAAATAAAAAAGGGCCTCCTGTTTACAGGGTCTGTCCTCGTCTGCCTGGCAACAGGCGGGCTTGGATCTATTTTTACCAAAACCGGACAGGGAACCTGGTACGCGGAAGAACTTATTAAACCGGACCTAACACCGCCGGGATTTGTTTTCGGTATCGTATGGACTATCCTGTATATCCTGATGGGCATATCACTGTACCTCCTTCTCGCCAGAGACCTGAAATTAAAGGAAGTAAGAATCGCAGTTTCGATCTTCCTTATTCAGCTTGTATTGAACTTCGGCTGGTCGTATCTCTTCTTCGGGTTTGAAAATCCGTTTGCAGGGTTCATATGCATAATACTACTATGGATTTTCATTCTTCTGACGATCGTCTCCTCTTACAGGGTCGACAAAAACGCATCATATCTTCTGGTGCCATACATCATCTGGGTGACTTTCGCCGCCTTCCTTAACTTGCAGATTCTTGTTTTGAATTAA
- a CDS encoding Zn-ribbon domain-containing OB-fold protein, which yields MSVPRFWRKQPQRYNLIGSKCETCGTYYYPPRTVCPQCRRDGKMVEHKFKGTGKVVTFSIIRTASAPYDYETPYPIAIIELEEGTRMTAPVVCDIEDMEIGMPVRATFRKIVADGDSGMIVYGTKFVPLK from the coding sequence ATGTCAGTCCCACGTTTCTGGAGAAAACAGCCGCAGAGATATAATCTCATCGGATCGAAATGCGAGACATGCGGCACTTACTACTATCCACCCCGGACTGTCTGTCCGCAGTGCAGGAGAGACGGAAAGATGGTGGAGCACAAGTTCAAGGGCACGGGGAAGGTTGTAACCTTTTCGATCATCAGGACTGCAAGTGCACCCTACGATTACGAAACACCATATCCAATCGCAATAATCGAGCTTGAGGAAGGCACCAGGATGACAGCCCCGGTCGTGTGCGACATCGAGGATATGGAGATCGGGATGCCGGTCAGGGCAACGTTCAGGAAGATTGTTGCAGACGGCGACTCGGGCATGATAGTATATGGGACGAAATTTGTCCCGTTAAAATAA
- a CDS encoding thiolase domain-containing protein has translation MREVAVIGVGLTTFGEKWDSSFRQMCVEAGIKSLEDANVDGNQIDEMFVGNMSGGRFILQEHISALIADAVGLASTRHIPATRTEAACASGGLAFRQAYTSVASGMSDIVIAAGVEKMTDVDGGVTTDALAGAADREWEGIYGVTFPSLYAMIARDYMNRYGLTREQLAQVAVKNHYNGARNPIAQFRKEITIDTVLNSTLVADPIRLMDCSPVTDGAAAVILCPLERAKEFTDSPVKVLASTQATDTIALHDRRDISTLDATVAAGNRAFEMAKLERKDIDLVEVHDCFTIAELCAIEDLGFCEKGKAGIMTEEGETALGGRLPINPSGGLKACGHPVGATGIKQVCEVVEQLRGEATGRQVEGAEIGMTHNVGGTGATVVTNIFRRVN, from the coding sequence ATGAGAGAAGTAGCAGTAATCGGAGTAGGTCTCACTACTTTCGGTGAGAAATGGGATTCGTCGTTCAGGCAGATGTGCGTTGAGGCTGGTATAAAATCACTTGAAGACGCAAACGTCGACGGAAACCAGATCGACGAGATGTTCGTCGGGAACATGAGCGGCGGCAGGTTTATCCTCCAGGAGCATATCTCGGCCCTCATCGCAGATGCGGTAGGTCTTGCATCTACAAGGCACATTCCCGCAACAAGGACCGAAGCGGCCTGTGCATCCGGCGGACTTGCATTCAGGCAGGCATACACCTCGGTTGCATCCGGCATGTCCGATATAGTAATTGCAGCGGGAGTCGAGAAGATGACAGATGTCGACGGAGGAGTTACGACAGATGCTCTTGCCGGTGCGGCCGACCGCGAGTGGGAGGGCATCTACGGGGTTACGTTCCCGTCGCTCTACGCAATGATCGCAAGGGACTACATGAACCGCTACGGCCTGACACGCGAACAACTCGCACAGGTTGCCGTAAAGAACCATTACAACGGTGCAAGGAATCCTATCGCGCAGTTCAGAAAAGAGATCACTATCGATACGGTTCTGAACTCAACGCTTGTGGCAGATCCGATTCGCCTTATGGACTGCTCACCGGTTACCGACGGTGCGGCAGCGGTTATCCTCTGTCCGCTTGAAAGAGCAAAGGAGTTCACCGATTCTCCTGTCAAGGTGCTTGCATCGACACAGGCTACGGACACGATCGCACTTCACGACCGCCGCGACATCAGCACACTCGATGCAACGGTCGCGGCAGGAAACCGTGCCTTTGAGATGGCAAAACTCGAAAGGAAGGATATCGATCTCGTAGAGGTCCATGACTGCTTCACTATAGCGGAACTTTGTGCAATCGAAGACCTCGGCTTCTGCGAGAAAGGAAAGGCGGGAATCATGACCGAAGAAGGCGAAACGGCACTCGGCGGAAGACTTCCGATAAACCCGAGCGGCGGCCTGAAGGCATGCGGACACCCGGTCGGCGCAACAGGAATCAAGCAGGTCTGCGAAGTCGTCGAACAACTTCGCGGGGAAGCCACAGGAAGGCAGGTTGAAGGAGCCGAGATCGGAATGACACATAACGTAGGCGGAACGGGTGCTACGGTCGTTACAAACATATTCAGGAGGGTAAACTAA
- a CDS encoding hydroxymethylglutaryl-CoA synthase → MVGIITYGAYIPRFRIKTEEIARVWGANGAEIAAGLGVKEKAVPDLDEDTLTISVNAARFALERRSVNPDEIGAIYVGSESHPYAVKPTAATVGEAIGATPVMTAADYEFACKAGTAGIQTCMGLVKSGMIKYGIAIGADVAQGAPGDALEYTAAAGGAAFVIGEKDPIAEINHTCSFTTDTPDFWRREGQGYPRHGGRFSGEPAYFKHIQGAAKMMLEHMGTKPSDYDYAVFHQPNAKFPRNVSAMLGFTSEQIKPGLAVPRLGNTYSGAVPVGLSATLDIAKPGDKIFVTSYGSGSGSDAFDITVTDKIETLINRKAAPSVEDLLNHKKYVDYAVYAKHKGKIVRAA, encoded by the coding sequence ATGGTAGGAATTATTACATACGGTGCCTATATCCCGCGATTCAGGATTAAAACCGAAGAGATCGCGAGGGTATGGGGAGCAAACGGAGCCGAGATCGCAGCAGGTCTCGGCGTTAAGGAGAAGGCTGTCCCGGATCTTGACGAGGATACGCTTACGATTTCAGTCAATGCGGCAAGATTCGCCCTTGAAAGAAGAAGCGTAAACCCCGACGAGATCGGAGCGATATATGTCGGCAGCGAATCGCATCCATATGCGGTAAAGCCGACCGCTGCAACAGTCGGCGAGGCGATCGGCGCAACGCCGGTCATGACAGCGGCGGACTACGAATTCGCGTGCAAAGCGGGAACGGCAGGCATCCAGACATGCATGGGCCTTGTAAAGAGCGGCATGATAAAATACGGCATCGCAATCGGAGCCGACGTCGCCCAGGGTGCCCCCGGAGATGCACTGGAGTATACGGCTGCGGCAGGAGGAGCCGCATTTGTAATCGGTGAAAAGGACCCGATTGCAGAGATTAACCACACATGCTCTTTTACAACTGATACTCCGGACTTCTGGAGACGTGAAGGACAGGGTTACCCCCGCCACGGAGGAAGGTTCTCCGGAGAGCCGGCATACTTCAAGCACATCCAAGGTGCTGCAAAGATGATGCTGGAACACATGGGAACAAAACCGTCGGATTACGATTATGCGGTGTTCCATCAGCCCAACGCAAAGTTCCCGAGAAATGTATCGGCAATGCTCGGCTTTACATCCGAACAGATCAAACCCGGCCTCGCCGTCCCGAGACTCGGAAACACCTATTCGGGAGCAGTACCGGTAGGACTCTCGGCAACGCTCGATATCGCAAAACCGGGTGACAAGATATTCGTCACATCATACGGATCCGGTTCCGGCAGCGATGCATTCGATATAACAGTGACAGATAAAATCGAGACGCTCATCAACAGGAAGGCAGCTCCCTCGGTAGAGGATCTGCTCAACCACAAAAAGTATGTCGACTATGCAGTTTATGCAAAACACAAAGGCAAGATCGTGAGGGCAGCATGA
- a CDS encoding transcriptional regulator gives MKSVLRNRLAEKMAGEITLSDSPGEALKKWRMNFNIPPGLLAERLEVSPSVISDYEGGRRKSPGTAVVGKIVETILSIDEDSGGKFMKKYANILYSDFDDDVIYDMHDYDTPIKLDKFCDSIGCTLINGDLDHQIYGYTIVNSLNAIIQLSSSEFNKIYGWSTERALIFTNVSTGKSPMIAIRVTPFKPRCVILQGITPEKINPLVPELAKKDRITLLCTENGIDEIIKILRDEPW, from the coding sequence ATGAAATCCGTGCTGCGGAACCGTCTTGCGGAAAAGATGGCGGGTGAGATCACCCTTTCGGATTCTCCCGGCGAGGCTCTTAAAAAATGGAGGATGAATTTCAATATCCCCCCCGGGCTTCTTGCCGAGAGGCTGGAAGTATCGCCTTCCGTAATCTCCGATTATGAAGGAGGAAGAAGAAAAAGCCCCGGTACCGCAGTCGTCGGAAAGATTGTCGAGACAATTCTCTCGATCGATGAGGATTCAGGCGGAAAGTTCATGAAAAAGTACGCCAACATCCTCTATTCCGACTTTGACGATGATGTAATCTACGATATGCATGATTACGACACCCCGATAAAGCTCGACAAATTCTGCGATTCCATCGGGTGCACACTTATCAACGGGGATCTTGACCACCAGATCTACGGTTACACGATTGTCAACAGTCTTAACGCAATTATTCAGTTGTCTTCGAGCGAATTCAACAAAATTTACGGGTGGAGTACAGAACGAGCCCTGATTTTCACCAACGTATCTACCGGAAAGTCCCCCATGATTGCAATCAGGGTGACACCGTTTAAGCCGAGATGCGTCATACTCCAGGGAATTACTCCGGAAAAAATCAATCCTCTTGTCCCCGAACTTGCAAAAAAGGACAGGATCACCCTTTTGTGTACTGAAAACGGAATTGACGAGATTATTAAAATACTAAGAGATGAACCATGGTAG
- a CDS encoding DUF120 domain-containing protein, with the protein MHINFDIAMISNDDLMTLKKIALMGGLKSQVCLSSQAMGERLEISPQTASRRLISLEKEKLISRTIRPDGQYIRINESGEKILSGEYFDYCRIFEKTDVSYLLRGEVISGLGEGRYYVSIPHYMKQFRDKLGFEPFPGTLNLRLDSASLETRKELEKLEWVEIEGFVDNDRTFGSAKCLPCRIEGSASAIIVPGRTHYPDDIIELLCEHGLRSKLGLKDGDRIKVEITND; encoded by the coding sequence ATGCATATCAATTTTGATATTGCAATGATAAGTAACGACGACCTGATGACATTGAAAAAGATCGCTCTCATGGGCGGTCTGAAATCCCAGGTCTGCCTCTCTTCCCAGGCCATGGGGGAACGGCTTGAGATCAGCCCGCAGACGGCTTCAAGGCGCCTGATAAGTCTGGAAAAAGAGAAATTAATCTCAAGAACGATCCGTCCCGACGGCCAGTATATAAGGATAAATGAATCCGGCGAAAAGATCCTCAGTGGTGAGTATTTTGACTATTGCAGGATCTTCGAGAAGACAGACGTAAGCTATCTGCTCCGGGGCGAAGTCATTAGCGGGCTTGGCGAGGGGCGCTATTATGTCAGTATTCCTCATTACATGAAGCAGTTCAGGGACAAACTCGGCTTTGAGCCTTTCCCCGGCACGCTAAATCTCCGGCTGGATTCTGCCAGTCTTGAGACGAGAAAGGAGCTTGAGAAACTGGAATGGGTGGAAATTGAGGGATTTGTCGACAACGACCGGACATTCGGGAGCGCAAAATGCCTCCCGTGCCGCATAGAAGGATCGGCATCGGCGATAATTGTTCCCGGAAGAACCCATTACCCCGACGATATCATAGAACTGCTCTGCGAACACGGCCTGAGATCAAAACTCGGACTGAAAGATGGCGACAGAATAAAGGTTGAGATAACAAATGATTGA